CTTGCCTCGAGCGTCGCATAGCCCGCCAGAATGTCGGGCCGGTTGGAGAGTGCAATCTCGATCATGGTGTCGACCGGCGCCCGGGAAGAAGACGGCAGGCCGCGTCCGGCGGTGTCCTGAACGGTGAGCTTCGACATCGGCGAGATGCCGAGCGCGCCGAGAAGCGCCTGGTAGCTGTCCTGCTCGCCGCCCTTTGCCTGCACAAGCCCCAGTTCCGCCTGGGCGACGATCTGTTTGGCCTGGGCCTCGTCGACGGAAGTGGCAAGGCCGCGTTCGCGCCGGGCCCGCACGGCATCGAAAACCGTGCGGCTGTTTGCAAGCGCCTGGCTTGCCGCCCGCCGATGGGCGCGCGCGGCGTTGTAGTCGTGATAGGCGCCGGTGACGGCGAAAACCAGCTTCTGGTGCATGGCGTTGAACTGGTAGTTCGACGCCAGGGACATCTGCTTTGCCGCCTCCACGACGGCGCTGCGGCCGCCGAAATCAAGCGCCAGCCATTGCAGCGCCATGAACGGCACCACGCCCTGGATATTGCTGTCGAAATAGGCCGAGCCGCCGATCGGGATCGGCAGCTCGGCTGCGTTCCGGTTGGTGCCGGCAATCACATTGGCGGTGATCACCGGCAGGTAGGTGGCCTCCGCCATGCCGACAGCAAGCGCCGCCTGTCGTGCCTCTTCCCACGCCGCCCGCGTGCCCGGATTGGTGCGCTGGGCAAGGTCGATCAGTTCCGGCAGCGTATAGGTTTTCTGCGTGTCGACGACAGGCTTCGAGAGCGCCAGTTCCGTGCCGCCTTCGGCCGCGGTCTTCAGGTCGTCCGCATTGGTGTTTTCCGCCGTCGGCTGCCAGGGCTGCTCCGGCGAGGGCGGGGCGAGCGACAGGGAATCGGCTGCACAGCCGCCAAGAGCGGCGAGGATGATCACGGCCATGATCCGGGCCATGCCGGAAAGGAGGTTTCGCGTCACGTCGTTTCTCCCGGTTGGGCGATGTTCGAAAAGTCCGCCGGTTCGGCGGGGCTTGTGATCGGGTCCGGTTCGGGAACGGGCGGCGGATCGGGCCGGAAATAAAGGGCAAGCGAAAGGTCATTCAGCGCTCGCGCCCTTGCGGCATAGTCGCCGCGCGCCTCAAGCGACGGGCGCATATGGCGCGGCTCGTAAGACGCCATTTCCACCGCATTGCGGATCACGCCGATGTCGCTCTGCACCGAGGCGACCAGCGCGGTCGAGGCGCGGCGGGTTGCAAAGTCAAGGCCGGCGAGCGCCTTCAGCTTCGCTGTGGCAAGACCGACGCGTCGTCTCACCTCGTCGCCGACGCTGACCGGCCAGATATTGGTGAAGATCACGTAGACGACGGCATTGCCGAGCAGGATGCCGATGATGCGATCGCCCGCCGCGCTGAGATCCGTGCTCGGTCCGAACCCCTGCAGCACGGTCAGCAAAAAGGCGAGCGCGATCTGCACGCCGCCATAGGAGATCCGCTCATTGCC
This window of the Martelella lutilitoris genome carries:
- a CDS encoding TolC family protein, which codes for MTRNLLSGMARIMAVIILAALGGCAADSLSLAPPSPEQPWQPTAENTNADDLKTAAEGGTELALSKPVVDTQKTYTLPELIDLAQRTNPGTRAAWEEARQAALAVGMAEATYLPVITANVIAGTNRNAAELPIPIGGSAYFDSNIQGVVPFMALQWLALDFGGRSAVVEAAKQMSLASNYQFNAMHQKLVFAVTGAYHDYNAARAHRRAASQALANSRTVFDAVRARRERGLATSVDEAQAKQIVAQAELGLVQAKGGEQDSYQALLGALGISPMSKLTVQDTAGRGLPSSSRAPVDTMIEIALSNRPDILAGYATLEASREGVKKAKSDFMPKIGVFGTLSSYETGVTAGGLPTIDNNGLNGNVMIGATIPLYDAGMRDANLKQAESRVEAAKRNFEQLKDAAAREIVVASNALTTALQANASSVKLRQAAYKTYDSALEAYRNGVGTISALATAQTGLLEARLAESDAREAAFTAAANLAFVLGTSTSAAVPR